Proteins from a genomic interval of Nocardioides jishulii:
- a CDS encoding VOC family protein → MSAVREVQITFDAHDPDRLARFWAEALGYRLQPPPPPFASWDQALEAWGVPPEARNSKSAIVPPEGSSGPRVFFQQVPESKSAKNRVHLDVRAAQGIEGGAALEALEAECARLVELGAARVRRHEPGEELGSDGYIVMTDPEGNEFCLD, encoded by the coding sequence GTGAGTGCGGTCCGCGAGGTCCAGATCACGTTCGACGCCCACGACCCCGACCGGCTCGCGAGGTTCTGGGCGGAGGCGCTCGGTTATCGGCTCCAACCTCCGCCGCCGCCCTTCGCCAGCTGGGACCAGGCGCTCGAGGCGTGGGGTGTGCCGCCCGAGGCGCGCAACTCCAAGTCGGCGATCGTCCCACCAGAGGGAAGTTCCGGTCCCCGGGTCTTCTTCCAGCAGGTCCCGGAGAGCAAGAGCGCGAAGAACCGGGTCCACCTGGACGTGCGTGCCGCCCAAGGAATCGAGGGCGGTGCCGCCCTGGAGGCCCTGGAGGCCGAGTGCGCTCGACTCGTGGAGCTCGGGGCCGCGCGGGTGCGGCGTCACGAGCCAGGTGAAGAGCTCGGAAGCGACGGCTACATCGTCATGACCGACCCCGAGGGCAACGAGTTCTGTCTCGACTGA